One Nostoc punctiforme PCC 73102 DNA window includes the following coding sequences:
- a CDS encoding PhzF family phenazine biosynthesis protein encodes MGQIITQVDAFTNRPFAGNPAAVCVLPTRQNERWMQNVAQEMNLSETAFLVKQDDGFNLRWFTPTIEVPLCGHATLASAHVLWSEGHLSENEVARFYTKSGVLIAKLQGEWIELDFPVNHSQETVAPRELKQALGVPYKSVFLNSFGYLVELESEDLVRQVQPNFQILKTLPISEIIVTSLTDSDSEYDFVSRLFAPGLGIDEDPVTGATHCCLAPFWRDRLHKDELLAYQASRRGGVVKVRYTGGDRVFIAGQAVTVLRGELFTI; translated from the coding sequence ATGGGACAAATCATTACCCAGGTTGATGCTTTTACCAATAGACCTTTTGCAGGAAATCCTGCTGCTGTCTGTGTTTTGCCTACTCGCCAAAATGAACGCTGGATGCAGAATGTGGCACAGGAGATGAATTTATCTGAGACGGCTTTTTTAGTTAAACAGGATGATGGCTTCAATTTGCGTTGGTTTACGCCGACGATAGAAGTGCCTCTTTGTGGTCATGCAACCTTAGCTAGTGCCCATGTACTTTGGTCAGAGGGGCATTTGTCGGAGAATGAAGTTGCACGGTTCTACACCAAAAGCGGAGTGCTGATTGCTAAATTGCAAGGTGAGTGGATTGAGTTAGATTTTCCTGTGAATCACTCACAAGAAACAGTCGCTCCACGAGAACTCAAGCAAGCTTTGGGTGTACCTTACAAATCTGTTTTCTTAAATTCTTTTGGCTATTTAGTGGAATTGGAATCTGAAGATTTGGTACGGCAAGTACAGCCAAATTTTCAAATATTAAAAACTTTGCCTATTTCTGAGATCATTGTCACCAGCCTTACCGACTCTGATTCTGAATATGATTTCGTCTCTCGTTTATTTGCACCGGGTTTAGGAATTGATGAAGACCCTGTAACTGGCGCTACCCATTGCTGTCTTGCTCCCTTCTGGCGCGATCGCTTACACAAAGATGAGTTATTGGCTTATCAAGCATCCCGTCGCGGTGGAGTGGTAAAAGTACGCTATACCGGAGGCGATCGCGTTTTTATCGCCGGACAAGCGGTAACTGTTTTGCGAGGTGAGTTATTTACCATTTGA
- a CDS encoding DUF4332 domain-containing protein translates to MSTKNTNNRNLLASRDWPIEQLPGLSHDEQSQLQNCGIDTTVALVKQGKTLEARLALANKLQIHLQYVNKWIALADLARIPSVGIQYCGLLLHAGIGSVAQLAQTPTHRLHQQIMRLQVATMQRRDLCPAIELVQQWSQQAQAIR, encoded by the coding sequence ATGTCTACTAAAAATACAAATAATCGAAATCTGCTCGCATCTCGTGACTGGCCAATCGAGCAATTACCTGGACTAAGCCACGACGAACAATCACAACTGCAAAATTGTGGGATTGATACCACAGTAGCGCTAGTCAAACAAGGAAAGACTCTAGAGGCACGGCTGGCGTTAGCAAATAAATTACAGATTCATCTTCAGTATGTAAATAAATGGATAGCTTTAGCTGATTTGGCGCGTATTCCTAGTGTAGGCATACAATATTGTGGTTTATTGCTCCATGCAGGTATTGGTTCCGTGGCACAGTTGGCACAGACTCCCACTCACCGATTGCACCAACAAATTATGCGCTTGCAAGTAGCAACAATGCAGCGACGAGACTTGTGTCCAGCAATTGAGCTAGTACAACAGTGGAGTCAGCAAGCGCAAGCAATTAGGTGA
- a CDS encoding TetR/AcrR family transcriptional regulator, which translates to MRVFNSSPPSEAQTRTRILQAAQRLFASQGFDGTTTRDLAQAAGVAEGTLFRHFPNKKAILVEVATSGWVEILTDLLTELSEMGSYKAVAQVMRRRMWNFQKNADLMRVCFMEVQFHPDLRDRIQLEVITKMTDVGEAFFQTAMDKGIYRKMDAKLVAKVFLGMFAIAGFSNNTLIEPDASPQQMQEMAEGLADIFLNGVLAKD; encoded by the coding sequence ATGCGAGTTTTTAATTCTTCCCCACCCTCAGAGGCTCAGACGCGCACCCGAATTTTACAGGCAGCACAACGGTTGTTCGCCTCTCAAGGATTTGATGGCACTACCACCCGTGATTTAGCGCAGGCGGCAGGTGTAGCTGAAGGCACTTTATTTCGTCATTTTCCCAATAAAAAAGCAATTTTAGTAGAAGTAGCCACGAGTGGCTGGGTAGAAATTTTAACAGATTTGCTAACAGAATTAAGTGAAATGGGCAGCTATAAAGCTGTAGCTCAAGTGATGCGTCGCCGGATGTGGAACTTTCAAAAAAATGCCGATTTGATGCGCGTTTGTTTTATGGAGGTGCAATTTCATCCTGATTTGCGCGATCGCATTCAATTAGAAGTCATTACTAAAATGACCGATGTCGGCGAAGCATTCTTCCAAACAGCAATGGATAAAGGCATTTATCGCAAAATGGACGCAAAGCTAGTTGCGAAAGTTTTCTTGGGAATGTTTGCGATCGCAGGTTTTTCTAACAACACCCTCATCGAACCTGACGCTTCCCCCCAACAAATGCAGGAAATGGCTGAAGGACTCGCTGATATCTTCCTTAATGGTGTTTTAGCTAAGGATTAG